The following are from one region of the Geothermobacter ehrlichii genome:
- a CDS encoding NADP-dependent isocitrate dehydrogenase, translating into MSDKQATIVWTKIDEAPALATYAFLPVVKAFTKGTGIEIELRDISLAGRILATFPERLKEDQRIADELAYLGELVKKPEANIIKLPNISASVPQLQAAIKELQSQGYDVPDYPEEPKTDEEKEIQARYAKVLGSAVNPVLREGNSDRRAALSVKKFGQKNPHKLMKPWPENSQCRVAHMEKGDFYGSEKSVTMEKADTVRFEFVGADGQVTVLKEKLDLLEGEVLDCSAMNVAALREFYAATAEEAKEKGVLLSLHLKATMMKVSDPIMFGHCVSIYFKDALEKHADTLKEIGANPNFGLGDILAKLDRLPADKKAEIEADINACYDKGPDLAMVDSSRGITNLHVPNDVIVDASMPVVVRDGGKMWDKNDQLRDTIAMVPDRCYATMYREIVEDCKRNGQFDPSTMGSVSNVGLMAQKAEEYGSHDKTFEAPGDGVIRIVNSAGEVVMEQQVQKGDIFRACQTKDIPIKDWIKLAVTRAKASGDPAIFWLDENRAHDAELIKKINKYLPEFDTEGLDIRIMPPVEAMRFSLERIRKGLNTISVTGNVLRDYLTDLFPILELGTSARMLSIVPLINGGGLFETGAGGSAPKHVQQFLKEGHLRWDSLGEYCALVPSLEMIAANTGNRKAAVLAKTLDQAIGDYLENQKLPSRKVREIDNRGSSFFLSLYWAKHLAAQDEDTELKERFAPVARQLEENADTIALELIDCQGEPVDIGGYYHPDDAKTEAAMRPSATYNAIIDGLC; encoded by the coding sequence ATGAGTGACAAGCAAGCCACCATTGTCTGGACCAAGATCGACGAGGCCCCGGCGCTGGCTACCTACGCCTTTCTGCCGGTGGTCAAGGCCTTCACCAAGGGTACCGGCATCGAGATCGAGCTCCGCGACATCTCCCTGGCCGGGCGCATCCTCGCCACCTTCCCCGAGCGGCTGAAGGAAGACCAGCGCATCGCCGACGAACTGGCCTATCTCGGCGAACTGGTAAAGAAGCCGGAAGCCAACATCATCAAGCTGCCCAACATCAGCGCCTCGGTGCCGCAGCTGCAAGCGGCCATCAAGGAGCTGCAGAGCCAGGGCTACGACGTTCCCGACTATCCCGAAGAGCCGAAGACCGACGAAGAGAAGGAGATTCAGGCCCGTTACGCCAAGGTTCTCGGCAGCGCCGTCAATCCCGTTCTGCGCGAAGGAAACTCCGATCGCCGCGCTGCCCTGTCGGTGAAGAAATTCGGCCAGAAGAATCCGCACAAGCTGATGAAGCCCTGGCCGGAAAACTCCCAGTGCCGGGTGGCCCACATGGAGAAGGGTGACTTCTACGGCAGTGAAAAATCGGTGACCATGGAGAAGGCCGACACGGTGCGCTTCGAGTTCGTCGGCGCCGACGGCCAGGTAACGGTGCTGAAGGAGAAACTCGACCTGCTCGAGGGCGAGGTGCTCGACTGCAGCGCCATGAACGTCGCCGCCCTGCGCGAATTCTATGCCGCCACCGCCGAGGAAGCCAAGGAGAAGGGCGTGCTGCTGTCGCTGCACCTGAAGGCGACCATGATGAAGGTTTCCGACCCGATCATGTTCGGCCACTGCGTCTCGATCTACTTCAAGGACGCCCTGGAAAAGCACGCCGACACCCTGAAGGAGATCGGCGCCAATCCCAACTTCGGCCTCGGCGACATCCTGGCCAAGCTCGACCGGCTGCCGGCCGACAAGAAGGCCGAGATCGAGGCCGACATCAACGCCTGCTACGACAAGGGGCCCGACCTGGCCATGGTCGACTCGAGCCGCGGCATCACCAACCTGCACGTTCCCAACGACGTCATCGTCGACGCCTCGATGCCGGTGGTGGTCCGCGACGGCGGCAAGATGTGGGACAAGAACGACCAGCTGCGCGACACCATCGCCATGGTGCCCGACCGCTGCTACGCCACCATGTACCGGGAGATCGTCGAGGACTGCAAGCGCAACGGCCAGTTCGATCCCTCGACCATGGGCAGCGTCTCCAACGTCGGCCTGATGGCCCAGAAGGCCGAGGAATACGGTTCCCACGACAAGACCTTCGAGGCGCCCGGCGACGGCGTGATCCGCATCGTCAACAGCGCCGGCGAGGTCGTCATGGAGCAGCAGGTGCAGAAAGGCGACATTTTCCGCGCCTGCCAGACCAAGGACATTCCGATCAAGGACTGGATCAAGCTGGCGGTGACCCGCGCCAAGGCGAGCGGTGATCCGGCCATCTTCTGGCTCGACGAGAACCGCGCCCATGACGCCGAGCTGATCAAGAAGATCAACAAGTATCTGCCCGAGTTCGACACCGAGGGGCTGGACATCCGCATCATGCCGCCGGTCGAGGCCATGCGCTTCTCCCTCGAGCGCATCCGCAAGGGCCTGAACACCATCTCGGTCACCGGCAACGTCCTGCGCGACTACCTGACCGACCTGTTCCCGATCCTCGAGCTGGGCACCAGCGCCCGCATGCTCTCCATCGTACCGCTGATCAACGGCGGAGGCCTGTTCGAAACCGGCGCCGGCGGTTCGGCTCCCAAGCACGTGCAGCAGTTCCTCAAGGAAGGGCACCTGCGCTGGGATTCGCTGGGCGAGTACTGCGCCCTGGTCCCCTCGCTGGAGATGATCGCCGCCAACACCGGCAACCGGAAGGCGGCGGTGCTGGCCAAGACCCTGGACCAGGCCATCGGCGACTACCTGGAGAACCAGAAGCTGCCCTCGCGCAAGGTCAGGGAGATCGACAACCGCGGCAGCTCCTTCTTCCTCTCCCTCTACTGGGCCAAGCACCTGGCCGCTCAGGACGAGGACACCGAGCTCAAGGAGCGCTTCGCTCCCGTCGCCCGGCAGCTGGAGGAGAATGCCGACACCATCGCCCTGGAACTGATCGACTGCCAGGGCGAGCCGGTCGACATCGGAGGCTACTACCATCCGGACGATGCCAAGACCGAAGCCGCCATGCGGCCGAGCGCGACCTACAACGCCATTATCGACGGCCTTTGCTGA
- a CDS encoding LysM peptidoglycan-binding domain-containing protein encodes MARLAATSLLLLLILLTGGCARPPVRELDAARSAMARAYAAGAPRYAGQEYQAAKAALEKAEDLVADGKYEAAQKLLPFATAQARLAARQARKNRAEEELARIQKEREERRKKEEEARRRTEATTRKKTVKHKTVKPKPPTPKKVTRYRVVRGDTLPAIAARPEVYGDPFLWPLLYKANRDQLTDPRKIYPGQELSVPRDFEPGDLKAARSEAEKSPFFGRLRKD; translated from the coding sequence ATGGCTCGTCTTGCCGCGACATCCCTTCTGCTTCTGCTGATTCTGCTGACCGGCGGCTGCGCAAGGCCGCCGGTCAGGGAACTTGATGCCGCCCGGAGCGCCATGGCCCGCGCCTACGCCGCCGGCGCTCCCCGGTACGCCGGCCAGGAATACCAGGCCGCCAAGGCGGCACTGGAGAAAGCGGAAGATCTGGTTGCCGACGGCAAGTACGAAGCGGCGCAGAAACTCCTTCCTTTCGCCACGGCGCAGGCACGTCTGGCCGCCAGGCAGGCCCGCAAGAATCGGGCCGAAGAGGAACTCGCCCGGATCCAAAAGGAAAGGGAAGAGCGGCGCAAGAAGGAAGAAGAGGCCCGCCGCCGCACCGAAGCCACCACCCGCAAGAAGACCGTCAAACACAAGACCGTCAAGCCGAAACCCCCGACCCCGAAAAAGGTCACCCGCTACCGGGTCGTCAGGGGGGACACCCTGCCGGCCATCGCCGCCAGACCGGAAGTCTACGGCGACCCCTTCCTCTGGCCGCTGCTCTACAAGGCCAACCGGGACCAGCTCACCGACCCGCGAAAGATCTACCCGGGCCAGGAGCTGTCGGTGCCCCGCGACTTCGAACCGGGCGACCTGAAGGCGGCCCGCTCGGAAGCGGAAAAAAGCCCTTTCTTCGGTCGACTCAGAAAGGACTGA
- the aspS gene encoding aspartate--tRNA ligase: MNDILGSWKRTHYCGDLNASHIGEQVCLMGWVQRRRDHGGLIFIDLRDRTGIVQLALDPDRDPEAHAKADKVRNEWVVAALGKVSPRPEGTVNPKMKTGEVEIEVSELRILNRAETPPFMLDEYTEVAENLRLKYRYLDLRRPAVQNCLMLRHKVTRTVRNYLDENGFLDIETPVLTKSTPEGARDYLVPSRVNPGTFYALPQSPQIFKQLLMVSGFDRYAQIVKCFRDEDLRADRQPEFTQIDCEMSFVDRDDVMAIMEGMIARVFSECIGVEVPLPMPRMTYAEALDRYGVDNPDLRFGLELVDLTEIVRGCGFKVFADVAGKGGLVKAIRVPGGASFSRKELDDLTAFVAIYGAKGLAWVKMTDDGWQSPIAKFFQPDELKAIEQALQAEKGDLLLFVADTAAIANEALGRLRQHLGQKLGLAKKDDFRFVWITDFPLFEWDEEEKRYVAVHHPFTAPMDEDIPLLDSDPGRARAKAYDLVLNGSEIGGGSIRIHDQSIQQRMFELLGIGEEEARAKFGFLLDALKYGAPPHGGIAFGLDRLTMILAGTDSIRDVIAFPKTQKATCLLSEAPGPVDEAQLRELGIRLAARAKKSD; this comes from the coding sequence GTGAACGACATTCTTGGCTCCTGGAAACGCACCCATTACTGCGGGGACCTCAACGCCTCCCACATCGGCGAGCAGGTCTGCCTCATGGGCTGGGTCCAGCGCCGCCGCGACCACGGCGGCCTGATTTTCATCGATCTTCGCGACCGCACCGGCATCGTGCAGCTCGCCCTCGATCCAGACCGCGATCCCGAGGCGCACGCCAAGGCTGACAAGGTCCGCAACGAGTGGGTGGTGGCGGCCCTGGGCAAGGTCTCGCCCCGTCCCGAGGGGACGGTCAATCCGAAAATGAAGACCGGAGAAGTCGAGATCGAGGTTTCGGAACTGCGCATCCTCAACCGAGCCGAAACCCCGCCTTTCATGCTCGACGAGTACACCGAGGTCGCGGAAAACCTGCGGCTGAAATACCGCTACCTCGACCTGCGCCGGCCCGCCGTCCAGAACTGCCTGATGCTGCGGCACAAGGTCACACGCACGGTACGCAACTACCTGGACGAGAACGGCTTTCTCGACATCGAGACGCCGGTCCTGACCAAGAGCACGCCAGAAGGTGCCCGTGACTACCTGGTGCCGAGCCGGGTCAACCCGGGCACCTTCTACGCCCTGCCGCAGTCGCCCCAGATCTTCAAGCAGCTGCTGATGGTGTCCGGTTTCGACCGCTACGCCCAGATCGTCAAGTGCTTCCGCGACGAGGATCTGCGGGCCGACCGGCAGCCCGAATTCACCCAGATCGACTGCGAAATGAGCTTCGTCGACCGGGATGACGTCATGGCGATCATGGAAGGGATGATCGCCCGGGTCTTCAGCGAATGCATCGGAGTCGAGGTTCCCCTGCCGATGCCGCGCATGACCTACGCCGAGGCCCTCGACCGCTACGGTGTCGACAATCCCGACCTGCGCTTCGGCCTCGAGCTGGTCGACCTGACGGAGATCGTCCGCGGATGCGGCTTCAAGGTGTTCGCCGATGTCGCCGGCAAGGGCGGGCTGGTCAAGGCGATCCGGGTTCCCGGCGGCGCCAGCTTCTCCCGCAAGGAGCTGGACGACCTGACCGCCTTCGTCGCCATCTATGGCGCCAAGGGGCTGGCCTGGGTCAAGATGACGGACGACGGCTGGCAGTCCCCCATCGCAAAGTTCTTCCAGCCGGACGAGCTGAAAGCGATCGAACAGGCGCTGCAGGCCGAAAAGGGCGACCTGCTCCTCTTCGTCGCCGACACGGCCGCCATCGCCAACGAGGCCCTCGGCAGGCTGCGCCAGCATCTCGGCCAGAAACTGGGGCTGGCGAAGAAGGACGATTTCCGCTTTGTCTGGATCACCGACTTCCCCCTCTTCGAATGGGACGAGGAGGAAAAGCGCTACGTCGCCGTCCACCACCCCTTCACCGCTCCCATGGACGAGGATATCCCCCTGCTCGACTCCGACCCGGGCAGGGCGCGGGCCAAGGCCTACGACCTGGTGCTCAACGGCAGCGAGATCGGCGGCGGCTCGATCCGTATCCACGACCAGAGCATCCAGCAGCGGATGTTCGAACTGCTCGGCATCGGCGAAGAAGAGGCCCGGGCCAAGTTCGGCTTCCTGCTCGACGCCCTCAAGTACGGCGCACCTCCGCACGGCGGCATCGCTTTCGGCCTCGACCGGCTGACCATGATCCTGGCCGGCACCGACTCGATCCGCGACGTCATCGCCTTCCCGAAAACCCAGAAGGCCACCTGCCTTCTTTCCGAGGCGCCGGGACCGGTGGATGAGGCCCAGTTGCGCGAACTCGGCATCCGGCTGGCCGCACGGGCGAAAAAATCGGACTGA
- the hisS gene encoding histidine--tRNA ligase: MNDILPAETPLWQELEATARRVFSFYGFREIRTPIVEKTELFCRSIGETTDIVEKEMYTFEDRNGQSLTLRPEGTAPVMRSYIQHRMHAVDQVAKLFYCGPMFRYERPQKGRYRQFHQIGAEVIGIDDPKIDAQVLAMLLHYFDSIGLLDVELQINSLGCPQCRPDYRDNLIRFIEQRLDQLCDDCRRRYVTNPLRVLDCKVPGCLAATAEASSVLDHLCSDCEEHFRQVRLHLESLRLPFSVNPRMVRGLDYYTKTTFELVTRHLGAQSAVAAGGRYDGLIRQLGGPDLPGIGFAMGVERLALLKGTDGLKPEGPEIFIAALGEDAAREAFRLMSLLQRNGIRAEMDYRCGSLKSQLRRADKLQARRVLILGEDELGRGSAPLRDMNDGSQRDIRLDPKGLNLLNELKSNA, translated from the coding sequence ATGAACGACATCCTGCCGGCGGAAACGCCCCTCTGGCAGGAGCTGGAGGCGACGGCCCGGCGGGTCTTCTCTTTCTACGGTTTCCGGGAGATCCGCACCCCCATCGTCGAAAAGACCGAACTCTTCTGCCGCTCCATCGGCGAGACGACCGACATCGTCGAAAAGGAGATGTACACCTTCGAGGACCGCAACGGCCAATCCCTGACCCTGCGGCCGGAAGGGACGGCACCGGTCATGCGGTCCTACATCCAGCACCGCATGCACGCCGTGGACCAGGTGGCCAAGCTCTTCTACTGCGGCCCCATGTTCCGCTACGAACGACCGCAGAAAGGGCGTTACCGCCAGTTCCACCAGATCGGCGCCGAGGTCATCGGCATCGACGATCCGAAGATCGACGCCCAGGTGCTGGCCATGCTGCTGCACTATTTCGACAGCATCGGGCTGCTCGACGTCGAGCTGCAGATCAACTCCCTCGGCTGCCCGCAGTGCCGCCCGGACTACCGCGACAACCTGATCCGCTTCATCGAGCAGCGCCTCGACCAGCTGTGTGACGACTGCCGCCGCCGCTACGTCACCAATCCCCTGCGGGTTCTCGATTGCAAGGTCCCGGGTTGCCTGGCGGCGACGGCGGAAGCGTCCTCGGTGCTCGACCATCTCTGCTCCGACTGCGAGGAGCACTTCCGGCAGGTCAGGCTGCACCTGGAAAGCCTGCGGCTGCCGTTCAGCGTCAACCCCCGCATGGTGCGCGGCCTCGACTACTACACCAAGACCACCTTCGAACTGGTCACCCGCCACCTCGGCGCCCAGAGCGCCGTCGCCGCCGGCGGCCGCTACGACGGCCTCATTCGGCAGCTGGGCGGACCCGACCTGCCCGGCATCGGCTTCGCCATGGGAGTAGAGCGCCTCGCCCTGCTCAAGGGAACGGACGGCCTGAAGCCGGAAGGACCGGAGATTTTCATCGCCGCTCTGGGCGAGGACGCGGCCAGGGAAGCCTTTCGCCTCATGTCCCTGCTGCAGCGCAACGGCATCCGGGCCGAAATGGACTATCGCTGCGGCAGCCTCAAGTCGCAGCTCAGGCGGGCCGACAAGCTGCAGGCCCGGCGGGTGCTGATTCTGGGCGAAGACGAACTGGGCCGGGGCAGCGCGCCGTTGCGCGACATGAACGACGGCAGCCAGCGCGACATCCGGCTCGACCCGAAAGGGCTGAATCTTCTGAACGAATTGAAGAGCAACGCTTGA
- a CDS encoding adenylate/guanylate cyclase domain-containing protein: MTEPGLFSSLRFRFALLLAVFSGLLMTIVMLMLEHNFRQSLYRENIDKGLGIARAIAFNAEDPLLTGDDLYLFSAVRNTRKAPGIRYARIVGRDGTIRAADDLSLVGNRPDTGFRGKLLTKTADYQVAKIDKMPEPLLELRVPIYSVADPPIYLGSIHLGLSEAPIQREILAMRYRLAGLALAALLLGSIAAYLLAGVSVRPVLALVEAVKQIGRGNLDQHIDIRRRDEIGILTSAFNEMAASLREKEFIKNTFERYMSKPLTDIILEHRDAIELGGEEKVVSVLFADIRRFTPLAEKLPPARILELLNAYFSTMIDVIAANGGMVDKLMGDSVMALFGAPVSLGDDPLRAVQCALDMQRAIVDFNIEQKRKGLPPLEVGIGINTGPVIAGNIGSSSRMEYTVIGDTVNVAARLQGLAGPGEILISEQTWRQVEQAVEAEAMPPIQLKGKEKPVSLYRVTGLRLVVESLDNATGWKDDSRPLPESRHNDRRQGADS; the protein is encoded by the coding sequence ATGACTGAACCCGGACTCTTTTCCAGCCTGCGATTTCGCTTTGCCCTGCTGCTGGCCGTCTTCAGCGGCCTGCTGATGACGATCGTCATGCTGATGCTGGAGCACAACTTCCGCCAGTCGCTCTACCGGGAGAACATCGACAAGGGCCTCGGCATCGCCCGCGCCATCGCCTTCAACGCCGAGGATCCGCTGCTGACCGGCGATGACCTCTACCTCTTCTCGGCGGTGCGCAACACCCGCAAGGCTCCCGGCATCCGCTACGCCCGCATCGTCGGCCGGGACGGCACCATCCGGGCGGCGGACGACCTGTCCCTGGTCGGCAACAGGCCGGATACCGGCTTCCGCGGCAAACTGCTGACCAAAACCGCCGACTACCAGGTCGCGAAAATCGACAAAATGCCGGAGCCGCTGCTCGAACTGCGGGTGCCGATCTACTCGGTCGCCGATCCTCCCATCTATCTCGGCAGCATCCATCTCGGTCTTTCCGAGGCGCCGATCCAGCGGGAAATTCTTGCCATGCGCTACCGGCTGGCCGGTCTGGCCCTGGCCGCCCTGCTTTTGGGGAGCATCGCCGCCTACCTGCTGGCCGGCGTTTCCGTACGGCCGGTCCTGGCCCTGGTCGAGGCGGTCAAGCAGATCGGCCGCGGCAACCTCGACCAGCATATCGACATCAGGCGACGGGACGAAATCGGCATCCTGACCTCGGCCTTCAACGAAATGGCGGCCAGCCTGCGGGAAAAGGAATTCATCAAGAACACCTTCGAACGCTACATGAGCAAGCCGCTGACCGACATCATACTCGAACACAGGGACGCCATCGAACTGGGCGGCGAGGAAAAGGTGGTCAGCGTCCTCTTCGCCGACATCCGCCGCTTCACACCGCTGGCGGAAAAGCTGCCGCCGGCCCGGATCCTCGAGTTGCTGAACGCCTATTTCTCCACCATGATCGATGTCATCGCCGCCAACGGAGGCATGGTCGACAAGCTGATGGGCGATTCGGTCATGGCCCTGTTCGGAGCGCCGGTCTCTCTCGGCGACGACCCCCTGCGCGCCGTGCAGTGCGCCCTCGACATGCAGCGGGCCATCGTCGACTTCAACATCGAACAGAAAAGGAAAGGACTGCCGCCGCTGGAGGTGGGCATCGGCATCAATACCGGGCCGGTGATCGCCGGCAATATCGGCTCTTCGAGCCGCATGGAGTACACGGTCATCGGTGACACCGTCAATGTCGCCGCCCGCCTGCAGGGTCTGGCCGGCCCGGGAGAGATCCTGATCTCGGAACAGACCTGGCGCCAGGTCGAGCAGGCGGTCGAGGCCGAAGCGATGCCCCCGATCCAGCTTAAGGGGAAGGAAAAACCCGTCTCCCTCTACCGGGTCACCGGGCTTCGCCTGGTGGTCGAAAGTCTTGACAACGCGACCGGCTGGAAGGATGATAGCCGCCCGCTGCCGGAATCGCGGCACAACGATCGCAGACAAGGAGCCGATTCGTGA
- a CDS encoding tetratricopeptide repeat protein: protein MASNTSISETMAMVSLRIVIPLLLSILLAAGPVFAASPEDSLQNLAIERYRQALNVDSDNSMLHYYLGVALLNRGLNGEAVEELRRAYRDLADSVEANYNLALALSRTGDVDSAQIYLNRAEELGAAGQPELYPLASLAFNLALVCLDRDDLAEAEKLLRKVLALGGPQIEARRLLGDIYLRQGRDRLAEQQWQQVLAARPDDETARDYLFTIRFNRGLAALNEKKPVEAETAFRLALATDSQSSLARYYLGYLAYQRQDWEQALSLLRDAAPELPGSARESLNAMVYNCAATLLEQGKPLAARPAVELLADSKTTAVQAHFLAGNIHLALKEYSEARREFQLVLEQQPGNPEAILNLVKADQGAAETLYQAGRRLYRQGDYRAAIDQLQAALAINPNHTMARSYLEQSREDLEQKFRKLLAESRDAMSGGDPQTALERTRQALGLRPDDPVARELERAAVAALGRQIENLLTDAQTLLSAGSDREAEALFRQVLALDPDREEARAGLQQISHERLERVKRYLADGDKALEAGHLAGAREAFRAALALDPTSEEARRGLDRTEAMVASLVGEELQWARRARQTGHLAQAREHYQKALTLSDRADIREELSEFEAQSDHRIRELLTAGDRAMEAQKFAHARSILARAEAIAPEHPEVRRQRAVLEVRVRERVDALLQQAAALQQKQDHAGALAAYRRVLDLEPDSATALAGLRRERADLKKQLAGLLTAGEKAIGRGDYQEAEARLRQALALDPYSTATKEKLKRLRELRRTGLTPKDVPRLYLEGIDLYTRGHYEEAVRTWRQVLNLDPDHEKARMNIEKARRKLSQIESFRHD, encoded by the coding sequence GTGGCGTCGAACACCTCGATCTCTGAAACGATGGCCATGGTTTCGTTGCGGATCGTCATCCCGCTCCTGCTGTCGATTCTCCTGGCCGCCGGCCCCGTTTTCGCCGCATCCCCGGAAGACAGCCTGCAGAACCTGGCGATCGAACGTTACCGGCAGGCCCTCAACGTCGACTCCGACAACAGCATGCTGCACTACTACCTCGGCGTCGCCCTGCTCAACCGCGGGCTCAACGGCGAGGCGGTGGAGGAACTGCGCCGCGCCTACCGGGACCTTGCCGATTCGGTCGAAGCCAACTACAACCTGGCCCTGGCCCTGAGCCGCACCGGCGACGTCGACAGCGCCCAGATCTATCTCAACCGGGCCGAGGAACTGGGCGCCGCCGGGCAGCCTGAGCTCTACCCGCTGGCCAGCCTCGCGTTCAATCTGGCCCTTGTCTGCCTCGACCGTGACGATCTCGCCGAAGCGGAAAAGCTGCTGCGAAAGGTCCTCGCCCTGGGCGGACCGCAGATCGAGGCCAGGCGGCTGCTGGGAGACATCTACCTGCGCCAGGGACGGGACCGGCTGGCCGAACAGCAATGGCAGCAGGTGCTCGCGGCCCGCCCCGACGACGAAACCGCCCGCGATTACCTGTTCACCATCCGCTTCAACCGGGGGCTCGCAGCCCTCAACGAAAAGAAACCCGTCGAAGCCGAAACGGCCTTTCGCCTGGCCCTCGCAACCGATTCCCAGTCATCCCTGGCCCGCTATTATCTGGGATACCTGGCCTATCAGCGGCAGGACTGGGAACAGGCGCTGTCCCTGTTGCGCGACGCCGCTCCCGAACTGCCGGGATCGGCCCGCGAAAGCCTGAACGCCATGGTCTACAACTGCGCCGCCACTCTCCTCGAGCAGGGCAAACCGCTGGCAGCCCGGCCGGCGGTCGAACTGCTGGCGGATTCGAAAACCACGGCGGTACAGGCGCATTTTCTGGCCGGCAACATCCACCTCGCCCTGAAGGAATACAGCGAAGCCCGCCGGGAGTTCCAGCTGGTACTGGAGCAACAGCCGGGCAACCCGGAAGCCATCCTCAACCTGGTCAAGGCTGACCAGGGAGCCGCCGAGACCCTGTACCAGGCGGGACGTCGACTCTACCGGCAGGGGGACTACCGGGCGGCCATCGACCAGCTGCAGGCGGCTCTGGCCATCAATCCCAATCACACCATGGCGCGCAGCTATCTCGAGCAAAGCCGTGAGGATCTTGAGCAGAAATTCCGAAAGCTTCTCGCCGAAAGCCGCGACGCCATGTCCGGAGGAGATCCACAAACCGCCCTCGAACGGACGCGGCAGGCTCTCGGGCTGCGACCCGACGATCCGGTCGCCCGCGAACTCGAGCGGGCGGCGGTCGCCGCCCTCGGCCGGCAGATCGAAAACCTGCTGACCGACGCCCAGACCCTGCTGTCAGCGGGAAGCGACAGGGAAGCAGAAGCCCTCTTCCGGCAGGTGCTGGCCCTCGACCCCGACCGCGAGGAAGCCCGGGCGGGTCTGCAACAGATCAGTCACGAACGTCTCGAGCGGGTCAAACGCTACCTGGCCGACGGCGACAAGGCCCTGGAAGCCGGGCACCTGGCCGGCGCACGGGAAGCCTTCCGGGCGGCCCTCGCCCTCGATCCGACCAGCGAAGAAGCCCGCAGGGGACTGGACCGAACGGAGGCCATGGTCGCCTCACTGGTCGGGGAAGAGCTGCAATGGGCACGCCGGGCCCGACAGACAGGCCACCTGGCCCAGGCCAGAGAACACTACCAGAAGGCCCTGACCCTGAGCGACCGGGCCGACATCCGCGAGGAACTGAGCGAATTCGAAGCCCAGAGCGACCACCGCATCCGGGAGCTGCTGACCGCCGGAGACCGGGCCATGGAGGCGCAAAAATTCGCCCATGCCAGGAGCATTCTCGCCCGGGCCGAAGCGATCGCCCCGGAGCACCCGGAGGTACGCCGGCAACGGGCGGTGCTGGAAGTCCGGGTCCGGGAAAGAGTCGACGCCCTGCTGCAGCAGGCAGCGGCCCTGCAGCAGAAGCAGGACCATGCCGGCGCCCTGGCCGCCTATCGCCGGGTGCTCGACCTGGAGCCGGACAGCGCAACGGCGCTCGCCGGCCTGCGCCGGGAGCGGGCCGACCTGAAGAAGCAGCTCGCCGGCCTGCTGACAGCGGGCGAGAAAGCCATCGGCCGGGGCGATTATCAGGAAGCGGAGGCAAGGCTTCGCCAGGCGCTCGCCCTCGACCCCTACAGCACGGCGACCAAGGAAAAACTTAAACGGCTGCGCGAGCTGCGGCGGACGGGACTGACTCCCAAGGACGTCCCCAGGCTCTATCTCGAGGGGATCGACCTCTACACCCGAGGGCACTACGAAGAAGCGGTACGGACCTGGCGGCAGGTTCTCAATCTCGACCCCGATCACGAAAAGGCGCGGATGAACATCGAAAAGGCCCGGCGCAAGCTGAGCCAGATCGAGAGCTTCAGGCATGACTGA